The following proteins are encoded in a genomic region of Entelurus aequoreus isolate RoL-2023_Sb linkage group LG01, RoL_Eaeq_v1.1, whole genome shotgun sequence:
- the LOC133650942 gene encoding odorant receptor 131-2-like, protein MNTQFMLHNVTVVVENRDPFIKVVFKNVLVLVLGLFINYINISLMHTFCKHQMFYTNPRYILFFHLVLNNVIQVNLTLVLFFVSYILYTINMSVCATLILLALSTTENMPLNLACMAAECYIAVCLPLQHARLCTVNRTLITIVLIWTTSLISVLPDLFITLATEPLDFFSSRVFCLRETAFPNPLIPIKQDSIYVVYLILVWFVLFYTYFMILCTAQKASKDGKKARTTILLHSVQVLLCMTTYAAPLLKTTLKKLFPKNHSDSLFACYIIVQILPRAINPVIYGVRDKCLSKFFMGKVSCKSFGRPNL, encoded by the exons ATGAACACGCAGTTCATGCTGCACAATGTGACCGTGGTTGTGGAGAACCGAGACCCGTTTATCAAAGTGGTCTTCAAAAATGTTCTAGTGCTGGTCCTCGGCCTGTTCATCAACTACATCAACATCAGCCTCATGCACACCTTCTGCAAGCACCAG ATGTTCTACACCAACCCTCGCTACATCCTCTTCTTCCACCTGGTGCTGAACAACGTGATCCAAGTGAACTTGACCCTGGTGCTCTTCTTTGTCAGCTACATCCTGTACACGATCAACATGTCCGTGTGTGCCACTTTGATCCTGCTGGCGCTCTCCACCACCGAGAACATGCCGCTCAATCTGGCGTGCATGGCGGCCGAGTGCTACATCGCCGTGTGCCTGCCGCTGCAGCATGCCCGCCTCTGCACCGTCAACAGAACTCTCATCACTATCGTTCTGATCTGGACCACCAGCTTGATCTCGGTTCTGCCTGACCTCTTCATCACCTTAGCCACCGAGCCACTCGACTTCTTCTCTTCTAGAGTGTTCTGTTTGCGAGAAACTGCCTTCCCTAATCCTCTAATACCCATAAAGCAGGACAGCATCTACGTTGTGTACCTGATCCTGGTCTGGTTTGTTCTCTTTTACACATACTTTATGATTCTCTGCACCGCCCAAAAGGCCAGCAAGGATGGCAAGAAGGCCCGGACGACCATCCTGCTACACAGCGTCCAGGTCCTCCTATGCATGACCACGTATGCCGCGCCGCTGCTCAAAACCACTTTAAAGAAGTTGTTCCCTAAGAACCACAGCGACTCTCTCTTCGCTTGCTACATCATCGTACAGATACTACCTCGTGCCATCAATCCTGTCATCTATGGCGTTCGAGACAAATGTTTGAGTAAGTTCTTCATGGGCAAAGTGAGCTGCAAGAGCTTTGGGCGCCCGAACCTTTGA